The stretch of DNA GTCCGCGCGGCGAGGCCGGAGACGCGCTCGATGGCGACGGAGTCGCGTCGTCCGCGCATCCTGGTGTGCGACGACGCGCTCACGACGCGCTTCGCGATGAAGTCGCTGCTCGAGATCGCCGGCTTCCCGGTGGTGACGGCCGCGGACGGCGAGGAAGCCTGGGGCATCCTGGAGCGCACCTCGTGTCAGCTCGTGGTGAGCGATTGGCAGATGCCTCGCCTGGACGGTGTCGGGCTCGCGCGGCGCATCAAGTCGCACCCGACGCTGCACTCCACGCCCATCATCCTCGTCACCTCGCTCGACAGCCCCGAGGACCGCGCGGCGGGACTCGAGGCGGGCGCGGATGGCTACCTCGTCAAGCGCGAGGTGGAGCGCGGCAGGCTGCTGGAGTTGGTGCGACAGCTCCTGCCCGCGAACGCGGCGTAGCGGTTCGCGTCGCGGAATCGGCCTGGGCGGCGCTGTCCCGGCGTGTGGCGTTGAGCCGCGCGCCGGAGTGGATGGATGTGTCGCGCCCGGAAGTTTCACGCAGGCCTGCCGCGTGACTCGCGAGAGGGCGGAGTGGAGGCGCCGCGCCGGCAGTGGCCGGGTGTGCGAATCGCTCGGTTTCCGCTCGCTCAGTGGGTGCCGGCGGCGCCGGGAGGTCCGAGCTCCGCCGGAAGTTGAGCGACCCAGCGCGGCGCCGCGTCGGTCGGCGTCTCCAGGGTTCCTCCGAGCCGGCGCGTCAGCTCCCGCATCTGCGTGAGGGCCTTGGCCGGGGGCGCCTCTCCGCTCCGGGGCGTCACGAGCACCCGCCAGCAGCTCGTGGGCTCCATGGCCTCGACCTGGAGCTCCATCGCAGTGGCGCGCGTGGACGCGAGCCCTCGCGACATCGCCCGCATCCAGGTCTCCACCTCGACGCGGGCACCCTTCACCAGCAAGGGACGCTCCGGTAGCACCAGCGTTACCGTGCACCGCTGCGCGTGTCGCGACGCGGGACCGAAGGCCGCGAGCAGCAGGGGCCGCAGGTCCGTGAGTGCCCCACGCCCCAGTCGATGGTCGATGAGCGCCCGTTGGTCCTGCGCGGCGCGCATCATCCGGTCCAGATAGCGCTGCGCCGTCGTGTTCACCGGCCCCGCGATGCCCTTCATCATCATGTCCAGGTAGCCCTTGATGACCATCAGGGGCGTCCGCAGGTCATGGGCCGCGTGTGAGCGGCGCTGCTCCCACCGCGCCACCTCACGCTCCAGTTCCCTGCGCTGGGCCAGCAGCCTCATATGACGTGTGTTCGCGGCCGACTCCCGCGCACGCGCCGCGAGCAGCGTGCTCCCGAAGGCGGACAACCGTCCGAGCACCTCGCCGTCCGCGCGCTCGGGCCAGACCTTCAGCAGCCGTCCACCACCGGACATCGGCAGCGGAATGCCCGTGCCCACGCGCGCCACACAGACACGTCCATCGAAGAGCGCCGCGCCGGAGGCCCCCGTCAATCGGAGCGTCTCGCGCAGCAACAACTCCATGCCCGCCTGGGCGCCGCGGCACAGTGCCCTCTCGGCCACCGCCACGAGCGCCTGTTCCACCCCCGCGGCGACATCCGGGTCGACGCTCCGCCCACTCCAAGCACCCGCTTGCACGTGCAGAGGTATGGGCACGGCACCTCCAGGGCGCAACACTGCCCACGGTGGGCAAAGAAGGCGCCGGCACCCGGCAATCCTTTACCCATGCCCATCGGCGACCTCCCGACTTTTTACTGTCCCGCGGGGAGGGATGATCGCCCAAACCCTCTCAACTCCTCGGAGAGCCCCCTTGGCCGGACCCTTGCTAACGGCCACTGCGAAGGGCGGCGGAAGGGACCGATGGGCACACTCGACTACTACGCGGCAATCGCCAGACTGGCTCCGGGGGCCTTGGCCCTCAGCGCGGTGCGGCGCGTGCAGGGCGTGGCACGGCAGGCACGATACCGACGGCGTGAGCGCACCGATGAGGTGCGGCTCTTGAGCGCGTTCGGCGTGGCCCGCGCGGACGAGCTGGCCCAGAAGGCGCTCGACCAGCGCACCTCTCGCGCCTGGTGCGAGGTTTCCCAGCGCGAGTCCGTGCTCGCCACGCTCTCCTCCATTCCAGGCGCCCGTGAGCGCGCCACCGCCCGCGCCCAGGCCGCGCTCCGTCAGGAGTGGGACGTCTTCGGCACGCGCGTCGTCTTCGGTGAAGGCAAGCCGGTGGACTGGTCGCTCGACGTGCTCAGCGGCCACCGTTATCCGCTGGCGCCGGTGGAGCGGATGCCGCTCCTGTCGAAGGGGAATGATCCGAAGTACCCCTGGGTGATGGGGCGGCTCGACAGCGTCATCGCGCTGGCGCAGGGCTTCTGGGTGGAGAACGCTCCGCGTGAGCGCTCGCGACTGGCCTCCGCCTTCGTGATGCAGGTGCTCGACTTCCTCCAGGCCAATCCGGTGGGGCAGGGCGTCCAGTGGTCCTGTGCCATGGAAGTGGCGCTGCGCGCGGCCAACCTGGCGCAGGCCCTGGCCATGTTCGCCGACGCGCCTGAGGTGCGCCGCGCGGAGTTCCTGGTGCCGCTGCTCGGCTCGCTCGCCGACCACCTGTCCTGGGTGGAGGCCCACCTCGAGGACCGGGGCGCGGTGCCCAACAACCACCTGGTCTCCAACTACGTGGGCCTGCTCGTCGTCGGCCTGCTGTTCCCGGAGCTGCCCGGCGCCTCGCGTCAGGTGGCGCTGGCGGTGGCGGGCCTGTGCGAGCAGATGTCCGCGCAGGTCCACGTCGAGGGCACCTCCTTCGAGGGCTCCATTCCCTACCACCGTCTCTCGGTGGAGCTGTTCACCCTGGCGCTGCTGGTGGCGCGGGGCGCGGGCGTGGCGCTGGGCACGGCCTACGAGACGCGGCTCAAGCGCATGTTCCACGCGGTGCGCGCGTGGTCCTCGGAGACGGGACTCGCGCCGCAGATTGGCGACAACGACTCCGGCCGCGTCTTCCCGCTGAGAGACCGCGGCGACATGGAGCAGGGCTATCTGGTGGGCCTGGGCGCGGCCCTCTTCGGAGACGCGGGCCTGGCGGGCAGCGAGCTCCCGGACGAGGCCGCGTGGCTGCTCGGGCACGTGGGCCTGGAGCGTCACCAGCGCCTGTCACCGGGCACGGCGCCGCAGTCCATCAGCTTCCCGGAGGGCGGCTTCCACGTGCTGCGCGGCGCGGGCGCCGTCGTCACCGTGAGCGCGGGCAAGCAGGGCCAGCGCGGGGTGGGCGGCCACAGCCACAACGACAAGCTCTCCTTCGAGCTGCACCTGGGCGGCCGTCCCGTCATCGTCGACCCGGGCACCGGCTCGTACACGCGCGACCCGGCGATGCGCAACGCGTTCCGCGGCACCGCCGCGCACAACACCGTGCAGGTGGATGGCGCGGAGCAGTCCACGTTGGACCCGGCCCGGCTGTTCGCGCTGCCCGAGGAAGCCAAAGCGCGCGTGGTGGCCTTCCTTCCTGGCACCCTCGTGGACAGATTGCGGGTCCGCCATGATGGTTACCGCCTGTTGCCGGCCCCGGTCGGCATCGAGCGCACGTTCCGGCTGGACCGGCGCGAGCGCTCACTGGCGGGGCGGGATTCCTTCATCGGCACCGGCGCTCACGAGGTCATTGGACGCTTTCATCTTCCCGATGAGCAGGCCCGGCGGGTGACGCCGGATGCGCAGGTGCTGGCACGGGCGCAGCGCGCGGCGGAGGAGCCGCTGGTGTTCTCGCGTGTCGCGGTGGAGCTGGGCCCGGAGGGGGCGCCGCTCGCATGGATTCTGCTGGAAGAGGGCCTGGAGTCGCAGGTGGTGCCCTCGCGCTACTCGCCCGGTTATGGGCGGGTGGTGCCCGCGGTGACGGTGGAGTTCCGGGGGCAGGTGAAGCCTCCGACGAGTTTGAAGTGGGTCGTGGTCTTCAGGTGAGTGTCTGGGTCGGGGCGTGACCGCTCTGCGGCACGTCGCATCAGGAGAGGTGAGGACGATGAGGGTGATGGTGGGCAGCCCGCTGCTGGAGCGCATTCGTCGGCGGGAGGCGAAGGTCGGTGTGGTGGGGCTGGGGTACGTGGGTCTTCCCCTGGGCATGGCGTTCGCCGAGGCCGGCTTCCCGGTCGTCGGGCTCGACGTCGACAAGCGCAAGCTCGACAAGATTGAGAAGGGCGAGAGCTACATCAAGCACATCCCCAGCGCGCCGCTGGCGGAGCTGACGAAGGCAGGCAAGCTGAAGGCCACCGGGGACTTCTCCCGGTCCAAGGAGCTGGACTGCGTCATCATCTGCGTGCCCACGCCGCTGACGGCCTCGCGTGAGCCGGACATGAGCTACATCATCCAGACGGGTGAGTCGCTCGCGCCGCACGTGCGCCGCGGCCAGCTGTTCATCCTGGAGTCCACCACCTACCCGGGCACCACCGAGGAGGTGCTCAAGCCGATTCTCGAGCGCAACGGCCTCAAGGCGGGCGTGGACTTCCACCTGGCCTTCAGCCCCGAGCGCGAGGACCCGGGCAACAAGAGCTTCAACACCAAGACGATTCCGAAGATTG from Myxococcus guangdongensis encodes:
- a CDS encoding histidine kinase dimerization/phospho-acceptor domain-containing protein — encoded protein: MPIPLHVQAGAWSGRSVDPDVAAGVEQALVAVAERALCRGAQAGMELLLRETLRLTGASGAALFDGRVCVARVGTGIPLPMSGGGRLLKVWPERADGEVLGRLSAFGSTLLAARARESAANTRHMRLLAQRRELEREVARWEQRRSHAAHDLRTPLMVIKGYLDMMMKGIAGPVNTTAQRYLDRMMRAAQDQRALIDHRLGRGALTDLRPLLLAAFGPASRHAQRCTVTLVLPERPLLVKGARVEVETWMRAMSRGLASTRATAMELQVEAMEPTSCWRVLVTPRSGEAPPAKALTQMRELTRRLGGTLETPTDAAPRWVAQLPAELGPPGAAGTH
- a CDS encoding alginate lyase family protein, producing MGTLDYYAAIARLAPGALALSAVRRVQGVARQARYRRRERTDEVRLLSAFGVARADELAQKALDQRTSRAWCEVSQRESVLATLSSIPGARERATARAQAALRQEWDVFGTRVVFGEGKPVDWSLDVLSGHRYPLAPVERMPLLSKGNDPKYPWVMGRLDSVIALAQGFWVENAPRERSRLASAFVMQVLDFLQANPVGQGVQWSCAMEVALRAANLAQALAMFADAPEVRRAEFLVPLLGSLADHLSWVEAHLEDRGAVPNNHLVSNYVGLLVVGLLFPELPGASRQVALAVAGLCEQMSAQVHVEGTSFEGSIPYHRLSVELFTLALLVARGAGVALGTAYETRLKRMFHAVRAWSSETGLAPQIGDNDSGRVFPLRDRGDMEQGYLVGLGAALFGDAGLAGSELPDEAAWLLGHVGLERHQRLSPGTAPQSISFPEGGFHVLRGAGAVVTVSAGKQGQRGVGGHSHNDKLSFELHLGGRPVIVDPGTGSYTRDPAMRNAFRGTAAHNTVQVDGAEQSTLDPARLFALPEEAKARVVAFLPGTLVDRLRVRHDGYRLLPAPVGIERTFRLDRRERSLAGRDSFIGTGAHEVIGRFHLPDEQARRVTPDAQVLARAQRAAEEPLVFSRVAVELGPEGAPLAWILLEEGLESQVVPSRYSPGYGRVVPAVTVEFRGQVKPPTSLKWVVVFR